Below is a window of Gimesia chilikensis DNA.
CAAACTTTCCGAGATGCCACAAGAGGACCTTGTCAAAACAGGCATCTCTCTGGAGTTCAAGGCACCCGCAGAAGGAGTTTATCTGCTGCAGGTCAACGCGGACTCGGGGCAGGAATCCCTGGCGCAGTTCGTCGTCGTAGACCAGAGCGTGACGACATCACTGGCTGAAAGTGAATCATCCGTGCTGGTCGACAGTCTTTCGCTGGATGGAAAACAGGATCAGAACGATCTGGTCGCGCGGCGGGCCCGCAACCGGATCCGCAATTCGTTTCGCTCATTGTTTAAATCTGGCAAGGAATTACCTGCGGACACTTCGGCAGCAGCCCCCTGGTCTGCTTACCACTTGAAAATCAGACATCCGCACCTGCCACATAAGCTGGTGATCACCTATCCTGAGTCAACAGATACCCATCTGGGGTTCAGTCTGCTGGAACCAGACGCCGCAGGGCAACTGGTTCCGGTTGGCATTGATGGGGGCGTCTACCACGCTGCAGCATCCCCTGCCTCAAACCTGCAGAAACGGGAGACAGAATCACGGGCCGAACTGCTGTTCTGGCCTAAAGTCACCAATCCCGTGTTGCTATTCCATAGTCTGGGGCATCCTGAAGCCGCAGAAGTGGCTGAGGTCTCGGTTTATGAGTTGGCGAGTAATAAAAATGAAGTGTCAGCAGAACTTTCACAACCCACAGAGAAAAAACGACTGGTGGGTCCCTATCTGCAAAAGCCACTGCTCCCCGAAATCTTTGGCGCTGCCCAGGTCCTGGACCTCAACAGTCATCGCAGCCTGGATGACTGGCAGACCTTTTATGAGGCAGGAGACCGGTTGGCACAGTATCTGAAATACCAGAGTTTTAACAGTGTCCTCCTGGGTGTGGCAGCTGATGGCAGTGCGATCTATCCTTCCCGGCACTTACAGCCTACTCCCCGTTATGACTCTGGAGTGTACCATTCTTCCGGGCAGGATCTTCAGCGGAAAGACGTGCTGGAGCTGCTGTTCCGGATTTTTGACCGGGAGCAGTTAACCCTGGTGCCTGAATTACAGTTCTCGTCAGTCAATGCGGCTCTGGAAAAACTGATTGAGGAACAGCCTGAACAGGCGGTGGGCATCGAACTCGTTAACCTGCACGGCCAGACCTGGAAAAAATCACAGGTGGCCGCCCGCGGGCAGGCCCCGTTTTATAATCCCCTGCATCCCCGGGTTCAAGAAGAAATTGTCAACGTCTTCGCTGAGCTGGTCCAACGTTATCAGACACACCCTTCGTTTCAGGGGGTAGCGGTACAGCTCAGTCTGAATGGTTATCTGCAGCTTCCCGGACTGGACTGGGGCTACGATGATGCAACTGTCGCCGCTTTCTCCCGGGAGACAGGTGTGCGAATTCCCCGGTTCGCTGAATCGCAACGGTTTGAAAAACGATATCAATACCTGACCACGACGGCCTTGCCCCAATGGACCGACTGGCGCTGTCAGAAAATCCGGGCCCTGCATGAGCAGCTCGCAGCAGTATTGTCGAAAGCGAAACCCGACGCACAACTGGTATTTTCTGCCCGCGAATTGATTCCGACTCAAAGTCGGCAGGGTAATGTGATTTCCGCTTTGAAAACCGGTGCCCCGTTTCGACCGGTACTGATGGAAATGGGGCTCGATTTTTCCCGCTATGATCAGATCACGAACGCCGTCGTAATCAGACCCCAGCGTTTCATCTGGGGACAACAGGCCGAGCACGATCTTCAGTTTCTGAATACTCATTCCAACATTGATGACAGTTTCAAGTCACGCGTTAATGGCGTCGTCTATTACCATCAGCCACTGGAAATCCGGATTCCTGAATTCGACCGGCTGTCTCCCTGGCAGCCGGCCTTTACCTGGCTGGCCACTCAGGCTTCGCCCTCAGCGGCAGCCAACCGGATTCGCTATGTGCATTCCGTTGCAGCACTGGATCCCTATATGACGTTTGGCGGAGGCTGGACGATTCCCTTTGGGCAGGAAGAGGCCACACGTTCCCTGCGATCGCAGCTGATTCAATTGCCGGCCCGTCCATTCCAGACAATCGACTCCTCAGAGCAACCGGTGATTACCCGTTTTTCCAGAGGGAAAGAGAAGTCTGTCTTCTATCTGGTCAACGACTTCCCTTACCGCTGCGAAGCGACCGTATCGTTGATGATGACACCGAAAGCGACCGTGGCCAGACTCGGAAACGGCGAATCGGTGCAGGTCACTCGTACGACTGAAGGTGTCTGCAGCTATAAGATCTCGCTGGAAGCCTACGATCTGCAGGCGTTCGAGATCGATGACGCCCAGGCGAGATTGATCTCCGTCAAAACCACCATTGATCAGGATGATCTGCAGGAACTACAGGCGCGAATCGATCAGAAGAAAAAAATGCTGGTGCAACTGCATCGATCACTGGATGATGCATCGGCCGTTGTCTTCAAGGCAGATTTTGAAGCCAAAAACTCACGGGATTATATCCTCGCAGGCTGGGAGTCTAAAACGGATCAGCGGGTTTCCTGGAATCTCGATACTACAGAAGCGCATTCGGGTCGCACTTCACTCGTGCTGGATACCCGCCCGGGAAATAACTTCCTGCGTACGAATCCCATTCCTCTGGAGAATTGCCGCTATTTGAATATGGGCGTCTGGATGAAATCAAAGTCCCCCAATATGCAGGTGCGGATTTCTCTGGAAGCGGAGCAGAATGGCAAGCTCAAGGCGCAGTCTGCCATCATTGGTGTGGACCAGAACTGGCGGAAGTACGTCTTCCGCGTGAAAGACATTCCGTCCTCACAGATTCAGAATGCCCAGATCGTGATTGAGAAACTGGGGAATGAAAAACTATGGATCGATGATGTCGATCTGCAGATCCATCAGATTTCTCCCGAAGATGACCGCCAGCTGACCAAGCTGATCTCAACGCTGGCTCTGGCCTGGGACTCGCAGCGCTACCTGGACTGCTATCGCCTGCTGGAAAGTTACTGGGGCCAGTTCGGGGAAACCATCGCCCCACAGTCTCAGCCGACGCAGGATGGAGCTGAGCCCGTCAAACACGTTGAGCGGCGGGGCCTCCGCAAGCTGATTCAGCGCTGAAAGTCACAGCGCAGTACGTGAGTTAGTGCTGTCGGGCTCGCTTTAACCCCATTCATAATCGGGAGATATGCGAATTCTTCTGATTCGAGATGGTGGAAGTGCTATAATAGATGATGAACACTTCATTCATTGATATTCTCATGCAACCACTCATCTTGCAAGGAAGGGTTTGTGATGACAGCTCGCAAAACAGGCACCAGATCAGGTGGAACCAAGTCCCGGTTACCCGCAAAAAAAACAACCACAAAACGTTCGGCAAACAAGCAGAACGGAAAAGTACATACGATTGGCAGTTATCTGATTCAGCGTCTGCAGGACTACGGGATTACCGATCTGTTTGGAATACCGGGCGATTTTGTGCTGCAGTTTTACGGGATGCTGGAAGAGAGTCCGATTCGTGTGATCGGAACGACACGCGAAGATAACGCGGGCTACGCCGCCGACGGATATGCCCGCGTGCATGGCTTGGGAGCAGTCTGCGTCACCTACTGTGTGGGTGGCTTGTCGCTGTGTAACTCGATAGCTGGGGCCTATGCTGAAAAATCTCCTGTGATCGTCATCAGCGGCTCACCGGGTATGACAGAACGTGCCAGCGATCCCCTGTTACATCACCGGGTAAAAGATTTTCACACCCAGCGGGATGTCTTCGAGAAAATCACGGTCGCTTCTGCAGTCCTTGATGACCCGATGACGGCTTTTCATGAAATCGATCGCTGCCTGGAAGCCTGTGTCCGTTTCAAGAGACCCGTTTACCTGGAAATCCCCCGTGACTGCGTCCATACCAAGGCGATAGTCCCCCATGTTCCGGATGACAGCCAGCCGGAGAGCGATAAAAATGCACTCTGCGAGTCACTGGAAGAAGCTACCGAACTGCTCGAAGCCAGCAAGAAGCCGGTCATTGTGGCTGGTGTTGAACTGCATCGCTTCGGGTTGCGGGAAGAGGTCCTCAAATTCGCGGAGAAGCACCAGATCCCCATGTGTGCGACCATTCTGGGGAAATCGGTCGTCAGTGAATCACACCCTTTGTACCTGGGCGTTTATGAAGGGGCCATGGGTCGTAACGAAGTGCAGAAATACGTCGAAGAGAGTGACTGTGTGATTCTCCTCGGCACCTTTATGACAGATATTAACCTGGGCATCTACACCGCGCACCTCGATCCCGGCAAATGCATCTACGCCACCAGCGAGAAGCTGCGGATCAGCTACCACCATTTTCACGATGTCGTCTTCTCGGACTTTGTGAAAGCACTGCGTAAGCAGAAAATGAAAGTGGTGAAGCGAAAAATTCCGGATCAGGTCCGTCCGCCGCAGATCGATTTCGAAGTGAATCCAACTGCGCCCGTGACCACAAAACACCTGTTTCAAAGCATCAATCAGATTCTGAGTGACGATACGGTCGTGGTGACGGACGTCGGGGACTGCCTGTTTGGAGCCGTTGATTTGACCATCAGCACCCATACCAAGTTCCTGAGTCCCGCTTACTATACTTCCATGGGGTTTGCGATCCCGGCTTCGATCGGAGCCCAGGTCGCTAATCAGGAACTCAGGCCGATTGTCCTGGTGGGAGATGGTGCGTTTCAGATGACCTGTCTGGAGCTCTCAACGGCCCTCAAACTGGGGTACAATCCAATCGTTATTGTGCTGAATAATAAGGGCTACACGACCGAACGCTTCCTGCAGGAGGGGCCGTTCAATGATATTCCCGACTGGAAATATCATAACATTACGGATCTGATCGGCGGAGGCTGGGGTTTTGAGGTCAGCACAGAAGGCGACCTGGAGAAGGCACTCAAAGCGGCGCTGGCCAATACGGACAGCTTAAGCGTGATTAATGTCCATCTGAAGCCGACGGATGTCAGCCCTGCCTTGACGCGGCTGGCTGAGAAGATGTCTAAAACACTTTGATCTGGTGGGCTGAAAACGTAAAAAAGCCGGGCGAGAGTCCCGTTCTCATCGTCCGGCTTGAGTCCTTTCGCATGCAGATTCCGGCACAAGGCGCGAAATCTGCGTGAGTTACTACGAAAGGGTCCCCCCTGTTGTAACTGGCAGCGATTATTACTGCTGCTGAGCTTCGTGCTCGAGCTTGTATTGTTCCAGTACTTCCCGCTGGTTGTACAACTGCTCTTCGGGGCCGGCCGGGAAGAACTGCACGTCATCATTCAGGTAGTAGGCTGAAGGCAATGTCTGGCCTCCCAGGCTGGTCTGGCATCCAGAGTTTGCTAATCCCATCAGTGCTAAACCCAGTACTCCAACAGTTGACCAATTTTTAAGCTGGCGAATCACCATGATTGTCCTCGGAAAGTAAAGTTGTCGAATGGCACCTGTCGGGGAGAAACGGAAACAGGGTAAAACAAGTGCCGGTAATACCTTGGGATCAGTCTGTCCATAAACTTAATCCATCATTTCAACGGGAAATGACTGGCAAGGTCACGCATTACTATCATGTGTGTACTTCTATTATCGACAATCACGATCGGAATCTTCGGTATAATCTGCGTAATCGGACAATATTTTGTATCAAGCACAACTGGCGGACATAGATATGGCGTCTACGAACCTTATGTTCAGTTTGTCGATGTGGCGTTGTCTGAAGTCTGCACCGACTTCCGCTCCTGCTGATACTGCTCTAGAACTTCGCGTTGATTCTCAGAATTGCCAGGGAACATCTGCACGACGTCTGTGCTGTAAAACTCATAAAGGTGTGGGACCGCCCTGTCGTGAGGCTGACGCACCATCTGGTTCTGGATGCTGGTAAACGTGATGACAGTGAAGAAAAGCAAACCGGTACTGAAGAGAACGAGTTTCTGGCGAGCCTGCATCATAACCTCGAACTGCGAATGAGAGAGAACTGTCACCTACTGCTGCAGTGAGAGGTGACCTGGATTGGAAGGGACCGAAGGATTACTCTCGGCAAGAGCTGTGCCCTCATCCGCGAGCAAAGTGGAGCAAAAAAACAGCGACTCCATCAGCAGAGTATCGGTCGCTTCAATCGGAATCTTTAGCGCAGTGTGCCTGGTGTGCCAGTTAACGAGTAGGCGCACCGGTACCGCAGAACTCTCATAGCAGAGGATGTATCAGCGAGGATTTCAGCCCTGCTTGAACGCCCGTTGCAGTTCTTCCAGCGAAGTCTTGCCTTCCGCGACCAGACGAATTCCGTCTTTCTGCAGCGAGGGCATATCCTGTTTTTTTGCCAGGGCTTTGATTTTGGCGGGATCGCCGCCACCAATGATCAGTTGCTTCATCTCATCGGTCATTTCGATGAATTCCAGAAGCAGGGTCTGTCCATAGTAGCCGAGCCCGTCGCACTTTTCACAGGGTTCGATTTCGTTGCCATCTTCATCCACAGTCTCACGAGGCGGACGATACAGCATCTTGGTCGTTTTGGGTAAACCCATCTTGGCGATCAGTTTAGGGTTGGGCCGGAATGCTTCTTTACACTTGTCACAAAGTGTGCGGATCAGGCGATAGCCTACGACACACTTCAGTGTATCCACGCCTTTCTCGACACTGCCTGCCAGTTTGCAGAACTTCATCATCCCGGTAACAGCGTCTTTGGCCGAGATCTCCGCGATCATCGTGATCTCGTCTTTAACCCCCAGAATGCTGCGGACATAGTCTTCATCTGTAATAGGCTTCAGATAAATGATATCTGCTTCCATACGGATGATTCGCCGCAACTCATCGTCAAACGTATCTCCCTCTTTTTCATCCAGGGTCGCGATATGGCTGAACTCGCGATGCTCAGGTTCTGCCAGAGCGAAGATCGTATACTGGTAGGCGTCAACAGATCGCACCACACCGAAAGTGGTGGTGGTCAGTCCCGAGTTCGGGGGACCACTGACCAGAATCAATCCGTTGCGACCGGTGCTCAGCGAACGAATGCGTTCTTTCAGCTCTTCGGTAATCCCGATATCGTCTGCGCGATCCAGGGGATGTTTCACGTCGATGGCTTTGATTGTCAGCCGTTCGCCCGCAGGTGTTGGAGCGGTCGCGACCCGCAACTGGTAATTCACCTCTTCCAGTTCCGCATTCACGCCCCCCTGCTGGGGACGTTTTCGTTCCTGGATGTTCAAGCCGGAGAGCAGTTTAATGATCTGCACCACGGCCATACCCTGTTGTTTGGAAAGCTTGGGACCCGGGTTCGGTACGCCATCCACATAAAAGGCTACCTGATACCGTTCACCCTTGGGTTCGAATCGAATCATCTGTGCCCGCAGAGCCAGCCCGTCGGTGATGATATTCTTGGCGGGCATCAGCCCCGCTTTGACCAGACGTGCATTGTCTTTCAGATTCGCGGGCTGTCCATTTAACGCCCCCTGGAATGAGACCGGTTCGATCTCTTCTTCAAGTTCTTCCTCTTCATCCCGGGACTTTCCAAAACCAAAGATCACAGGCGTTACCTCTTATATTAATCGGAGTGAATATCTGGCGGGCGATCGTAAATCAGACGATTTCGACCAGTCTCTCAGCACTGGTACCCATTTTAACAGAAACCTTACAGCAGGCCATAATCCTGCAGAGTTTTCTCGAGCACCTTCATTGAATCGGCATCCAATTGTGTCATGGGGAGACGGACTTCACCATTGTCGCGTCCCAGTAACTGCATGGCTGCTTTGATCGGGATCGGGTTCGTTGCCAGTCCCAGCAGGTTACGACAGAGCGTAAACAGCCGGTAGTGCCATTCGCGGGCCTTGGCGAGGTCACCGGCGTTGAATGCCGCCAGCATCGCTTTGACGTCCGCAGGCACAATATTACCGACGACCGATACAACCCCCTTGCCTCCCAGCGCCATCAGTGGCAAAGTCAGGCTGTCATCACCTGAGAGAACTGCCAGGTCGCAGGAAGAAAGAATATGCGAAGCCTGATCCATCGAACCGGTAGACTCTTTCACGGCAACAATATTCGGGATTTCGGCGAGGCGAATAATTGTTTCCGGCTCGATATTCTTCGCTGTCCGACCGGGAATGTTATACACCACGATCG
It encodes the following:
- the dapA gene encoding 4-hydroxy-tetrahydrodipicolinate synthase: MANQSDLFAGLSVAMITPFKNGEIDESGLQALVDYHVEQGTDTLCPVGTTGESPTLSHDEHKQVISIVCKQAAGRIKVMAGTGSNSTREAVELTKYAEQAGADGALHVAPYYNKPTQEGFYQHYKAIAESVELPIVVYNIPGRTAKNIEPETIIRLAEIPNIVAVKESTGSMDQASHILSSCDLAVLSGDDSLTLPLMALGGKGVVSVVGNIVPADVKAMLAAFNAGDLAKAREWHYRLFTLCRNLLGLATNPIPIKAAMQLLGRDNGEVRLPMTQLDADSMKVLEKTLQDYGLL
- a CDS encoding GspE/PulE family protein gives rise to the protein MIFGFGKSRDEEEELEEEIEPVSFQGALNGQPANLKDNARLVKAGLMPAKNIITDGLALRAQMIRFEPKGERYQVAFYVDGVPNPGPKLSKQQGMAVVQIIKLLSGLNIQERKRPQQGGVNAELEEVNYQLRVATAPTPAGERLTIKAIDVKHPLDRADDIGITEELKERIRSLSTGRNGLILVSGPPNSGLTTTTFGVVRSVDAYQYTIFALAEPEHREFSHIATLDEKEGDTFDDELRRIIRMEADIIYLKPITDEDYVRSILGVKDEITMIAEISAKDAVTGMMKFCKLAGSVEKGVDTLKCVVGYRLIRTLCDKCKEAFRPNPKLIAKMGLPKTTKMLYRPPRETVDEDGNEIEPCEKCDGLGYYGQTLLLEFIEMTDEMKQLIIGGGDPAKIKALAKKQDMPSLQKDGIRLVAEGKTSLEELQRAFKQG
- a CDS encoding alpha-keto acid decarboxylase family protein; this encodes MTARKTGTRSGGTKSRLPAKKTTTKRSANKQNGKVHTIGSYLIQRLQDYGITDLFGIPGDFVLQFYGMLEESPIRVIGTTREDNAGYAADGYARVHGLGAVCVTYCVGGLSLCNSIAGAYAEKSPVIVISGSPGMTERASDPLLHHRVKDFHTQRDVFEKITVASAVLDDPMTAFHEIDRCLEACVRFKRPVYLEIPRDCVHTKAIVPHVPDDSQPESDKNALCESLEEATELLEASKKPVIVAGVELHRFGLREEVLKFAEKHQIPMCATILGKSVVSESHPLYLGVYEGAMGRNEVQKYVEESDCVILLGTFMTDINLGIYTAHLDPGKCIYATSEKLRISYHHFHDVVFSDFVKALRKQKMKVVKRKIPDQVRPPQIDFEVNPTAPVTTKHLFQSINQILSDDTVVVTDVGDCLFGAVDLTISTHTKFLSPAYYTSMGFAIPASIGAQVANQELRPIVLVGDGAFQMTCLELSTALKLGYNPIVIVLNNKGYTTERFLQEGPFNDIPDWKYHNITDLIGGGWGFEVSTEGDLEKALKAALANTDSLSVINVHLKPTDVSPALTRLAEKMSKTL
- a CDS encoding family 10 glycosylhydrolase codes for the protein MTHIRKRILLICGFICLLAGSALADGDTTVSTRLRVEWGEQTPRLWNARFVLTEGEVTTVRSLGVDADEISVITRDQGAVLYQPRTSRVFNSIELEVQGAPAAKLQVFLQDRNDSSITLKQEFSLNELLQHKEILPITQTGAQLIVQQAPGEKLALQVDRPHLVYEPAESVQFQVVPTFLHGTEIPTAGVLKWRVTRARSTETVLEGQIKLSEMPQEDLVKTGISLEFKAPAEGVYLLQVNADSGQESLAQFVVVDQSVTTSLAESESSVLVDSLSLDGKQDQNDLVARRARNRIRNSFRSLFKSGKELPADTSAAAPWSAYHLKIRHPHLPHKLVITYPESTDTHLGFSLLEPDAAGQLVPVGIDGGVYHAAASPASNLQKRETESRAELLFWPKVTNPVLLFHSLGHPEAAEVAEVSVYELASNKNEVSAELSQPTEKKRLVGPYLQKPLLPEIFGAAQVLDLNSHRSLDDWQTFYEAGDRLAQYLKYQSFNSVLLGVAADGSAIYPSRHLQPTPRYDSGVYHSSGQDLQRKDVLELLFRIFDREQLTLVPELQFSSVNAALEKLIEEQPEQAVGIELVNLHGQTWKKSQVAARGQAPFYNPLHPRVQEEIVNVFAELVQRYQTHPSFQGVAVQLSLNGYLQLPGLDWGYDDATVAAFSRETGVRIPRFAESQRFEKRYQYLTTTALPQWTDWRCQKIRALHEQLAAVLSKAKPDAQLVFSARELIPTQSRQGNVISALKTGAPFRPVLMEMGLDFSRYDQITNAVVIRPQRFIWGQQAEHDLQFLNTHSNIDDSFKSRVNGVVYYHQPLEIRIPEFDRLSPWQPAFTWLATQASPSAAANRIRYVHSVAALDPYMTFGGGWTIPFGQEEATRSLRSQLIQLPARPFQTIDSSEQPVITRFSRGKEKSVFYLVNDFPYRCEATVSLMMTPKATVARLGNGESVQVTRTTEGVCSYKISLEAYDLQAFEIDDAQARLISVKTTIDQDDLQELQARIDQKKKMLVQLHRSLDDASAVVFKADFEAKNSRDYILAGWESKTDQRVSWNLDTTEAHSGRTSLVLDTRPGNNFLRTNPIPLENCRYLNMGVWMKSKSPNMQVRISLEAEQNGKLKAQSAIIGVDQNWRKYVFRVKDIPSSQIQNAQIVIEKLGNEKLWIDDVDLQIHQISPEDDRQLTKLISTLALAWDSQRYLDCYRLLESYWGQFGETIAPQSQPTQDGAEPVKHVERRGLRKLIQR